A portion of the Leptospirales bacterium genome contains these proteins:
- the murJ gene encoding murein biosynthesis integral membrane protein MurJ produces MSRTARNSLKLSFFTMVSRLLGVVRDHFQGTLFGIGAISDSWLVAYQLPNMLRNLLAEGSLQQAFVPVYTDALVESAERARRAAGAIFVFLFFLLAIFCAAGIVAMPLIIPLLTNKPGASGELTVYLSQVMFPFLLTASLTAVLAGISNAHGRFSAPALSPILLNIVFIAGFLYLRTLSLPLEDKVRRLAWITLCGGGLQFLLQAGYVSACGDWPAMRLALSDPALKRIFTLMAPAALGASFFQLNQLTDVVIAHYLMPPDSGGFSALRYAQNLIQLPTGVIGVALSTAILPVLARGARDASVDSSAEIQGALSFSLFLTVPSALAMFLLGPPIINLIYFGGAWNQGDTQAAWLALQFYVLGIPFFSANKILTAAFYARQDTRTPVRILFGTVALNLALNLLLTPHLQQGGIALSSALSSMANTATLSIILRRRQVVAGGRDLLSFLWRAALCWLLFAVAVYAVRELAIDQIRDLSLWFAARFGGGVNGPRYEGLAVFAASALCGGLAYLLASWLLQLKEIRVFTGLLRRRKKG; encoded by the coding sequence GTGAGTCGTACCGCGCGCAATTCGCTCAAGCTGTCTTTTTTCACGATGGTATCACGTCTGCTGGGCGTGGTGCGCGACCATTTTCAGGGAACGCTCTTTGGCATCGGCGCCATATCTGATTCCTGGCTTGTAGCCTATCAGCTGCCCAACATGTTGCGCAATTTGCTGGCGGAAGGATCGCTGCAGCAAGCCTTTGTACCGGTCTATACCGATGCGCTGGTCGAGTCAGCGGAGCGCGCCCGCCGGGCGGCCGGGGCGATCTTTGTCTTTCTGTTCTTTTTACTGGCCATTTTTTGCGCCGCAGGCATCGTAGCGATGCCGCTGATTATTCCGCTGCTAACCAATAAGCCCGGCGCCAGCGGCGAACTGACAGTTTACCTTTCGCAAGTAATGTTTCCCTTCTTGCTGACGGCCTCGCTCACTGCAGTGCTTGCTGGAATCTCCAATGCTCACGGACGATTTTCGGCGCCGGCGCTCTCGCCGATACTCTTGAATATTGTCTTCATTGCAGGATTTCTCTACCTGCGGACCCTGTCGCTCCCGCTGGAGGATAAGGTCCGTCGCCTGGCCTGGATTACGCTGTGCGGCGGCGGCTTGCAGTTCTTATTGCAGGCGGGCTATGTCTCTGCTTGCGGCGACTGGCCGGCGATGCGTCTCGCCCTGAGCGATCCGGCTCTAAAGCGGATTTTTACGCTGATGGCGCCGGCTGCTCTGGGCGCCAGTTTCTTTCAGTTGAATCAGTTGACCGACGTAGTTATTGCGCACTATTTGATGCCGCCTGATTCTGGAGGCTTTTCGGCGCTGCGCTACGCCCAGAATCTGATTCAGCTTCCTACGGGCGTGATCGGCGTAGCTCTTTCTACGGCCATCTTGCCAGTGCTGGCGCGTGGGGCGCGCGATGCCTCAGTTGATAGCTCTGCGGAGATTCAGGGGGCTCTCAGTTTTTCGCTCTTTCTTACCGTTCCCTCGGCTCTGGCGATGTTTCTGCTTGGTCCGCCGATCATCAATTTGATCTACTTTGGCGGCGCCTGGAATCAGGGCGACACGCAGGCGGCGTGGCTTGCACTGCAGTTCTACGTACTGGGCATTCCCTTCTTTAGCGCCAATAAGATTCTGACGGCGGCCTTCTATGCACGACAGGATACGCGCACGCCAGTGCGCATCCTCTTTGGCACGGTAGCGCTGAATCTGGCGCTCAACCTGCTGCTTACGCCGCATTTGCAGCAGGGCGGGATTGCTCTGAGTTCTGCGCTTTCTTCGATGGCCAATACGGCGACTTTGAGCATCATCTTGCGTCGCCGCCAGGTTGTCGCCGGCGGTCGCGACTTGTTGTCCTTCCTGTGGCGAGCGGCTCTTTGCTGGCTGCTATTTGCGGTTGCAGTCTACGCCGTGCGGGAGCTGGCTATCGACCAAATCCGCGACCTTTCTCTATGGTTTGCCGCTCGCTTTGGCGGCGGCGTCAATGGTCCCCGCTACGAAGGTCTCGCTGTATTTGCGGCTTCGGCGCTTTGCGGCGGGCTGGCTTATCTGCTGGCCAGCTGGCTGTTACAGCTGAAGGAGATCCGGGTCTTTACCGGCCTCTTGCGCCGGCGAAAGAAGGGCTAG